The following are encoded together in the Scytonema millei VB511283 genome:
- a CDS encoding tetratricopeptide repeat protein yields the protein MNNLLHYLNTIFSILAGRLPVTEPVIDGQSQVKRKVWYNWFERTRLTFLVASFALFLGVKSPWYSLPAAALKTFDTNLVIASAGRAIALLFALLAGAIALWFSRSCAARMLFWSGLVAVLLFPYFITTWSPTVAFLSAAYYKQGVEATHHVQRNFPKIQSQWKQNITLSQPDPLKSIASFSIKDSRFFQMSSWDLIWVEGFGYSNNFFAYIGRGWSATVAGLVIGLIAFYLGLAERSFNALISDMGKFLPWAGVAIALLVVSMLLPNFIDRHIDTLYAQGQYRPVVTLSKILKTCYPPLQGDTEFLRREAEAGFYANQLDSDAIAFVKGLESYRRKDFIRAEEYFQNALATQPQNFLVREYLTTSILNQGVTYFNGPNSPTNHQTGLAIERFERALQIFPAHIEALYDLMLARAANGEFDRSASVARQIIETQEYPQQSNLALLGQAYLHNSWASYHDGKIEKAWEQYRQSIDNKAWKDSGEAQE from the coding sequence ATGAATAATTTGCTCCATTACTTGAATACCATTTTCTCAATCTTGGCTGGTAGACTACCTGTGACTGAACCAGTAATAGATGGTCAATCTCAAGTCAAAAGGAAGGTTTGGTATAATTGGTTTGAGCGCACGAGGCTGACTTTTCTAGTTGCGTCTTTTGCTTTATTTCTGGGAGTAAAATCCCCTTGGTATAGTTTACCTGCCGCAGCTTTAAAGACATTTGACACGAATCTTGTTATCGCCAGTGCAGGTAGGGCGATCGCCTTATTGTTTGCGCTTTTAGCTGGGGCGATCGCACTCTGGTTTAGTCGCAGTTGCGCCGCTCGAATGCTGTTCTGGAGCGGCTTAGTTGCCGTGCTACTTTTTCCTTACTTTATTACTACCTGGTCGCCTACCGTAGCTTTTTTGAGTGCGGCTTATTACAAACAAGGGGTAGAAGCGACTCATCACGTTCAAAGAAATTTTCCGAAAATTCAGTCTCAGTGGAAACAGAATATAACATTAAGCCAACCCGATCCACTCAAATCAATCGCTTCTTTTTCTATTAAAGATAGTCGCTTTTTTCAAATGTCATCCTGGGATCTAATTTGGGTTGAGGGATTTGGTTATAGTAATAATTTTTTTGCTTACATTGGTCGCGGTTGGAGTGCCACTGTTGCTGGTTTAGTCATTGGTTTAATCGCATTTTATTTAGGATTAGCAGAGCGAAGTTTTAACGCTTTGATATCCGATATGGGTAAGTTTCTACCTTGGGCGGGAGTCGCGATCGCCTTACTAGTTGTCTCAATGCTTTTACCCAATTTCATCGATCGCCACATAGATACGCTATATGCTCAAGGTCAGTATCGTCCAGTGGTTACTCTTAGCAAGATTTTAAAAACTTGTTATCCTCCCTTGCAAGGCGACACGGAATTTCTGCGACGTGAGGCAGAAGCCGGATTTTATGCTAACCAGCTAGATTCAGATGCGATCGCATTTGTCAAGGGATTAGAAAGCTATCGACGCAAAGATTTCATCCGCGCTGAAGAGTATTTTCAAAATGCATTAGCAACGCAACCTCAAAACTTTTTAGTGAGGGAATATCTCACGACAAGTATCTTAAATCAAGGAGTGACTTATTTTAATGGTCCGAATAGCCCCACAAACCACCAGACGGGATTAGCAATAGAGCGTTTTGAACGGGCATTGCAGATTTTTCCGGCTCATATTGAAGCGCTTTATGACTTAATGTTGGCTAGAGCCGCTAATGGTGAATTCGATCGCTCGGCATCGGTGGCGCGACAAATTATCGAGACGCAAGAGTATCCCCAGCAAAGCAATTTGGCTTTACTGGGGCAAGCATATCTGCATAACTCTTGGGCGAGCTACCATGATGGCAAGATTGAAAAAGCCTGGGAGCAGTATCGCCAATCTATTGACAACAAAGCTTGGAAGGATTCTGGCGAGGCTCAAGAATGA
- a CDS encoding glycosyltransferase family 39 protein has product MNRLNRWLSLGLVIILGFLLGISGFSVWDKSPAAADRVAWSAQTQWIAPQAPTYRFYARRSFFLNDVPEAAWLRLSADNDFILYVNGRAIARDRNILYHSLGLGSRFSEDFQRANDSVAYRSRGYDWIQLANAKDWKLTTYVDLTRHLQAGRNTIAIEVQKSRQNPRVVVEGAVYPLSTSPAIDLATGTTPWLVSNLNEAHNGLLWFDRDFPDESWSSARTIGSVREGTYNRLSPRLFDRFLEGNWITGIESSQGEVWLRSDWQIPQHQFSRAFIRFAGDGKYALLINGLLVNRYEADRNNDLHMYEVTNFLHPGNNTLAVHLTRPIHQLGAAAPFNPLGFFLDGWAETKSHAVIAPIATNNTWKTLEQPVSGWYKGEGEGQAARVLGSPDVQKLERTFEGDAYLLNYPDYLWHFWLWQLAGVGCAVVSAWSLGRFWLDDRHSWWNSLGAGAELLLPGTLFLIGIGLLKHRYAEAERGLLFFQQQSDSLILLGFLVVVLLTLLWSWRERKLACLGLWLPMGLTAFVSLSLVGSVGVSPASMCLILFGFGAIALFILLPSRTRHDFIHRLATAYQAYSPIWNQWLILGAIVAIGFIVRTYNLGFVDLDADENTSLDATRGILRTGAPQATSGIWYTRSPAYHYMLALWLRLFGDSVVNARFLSVLWGTATLVLVFILTRKITGKAWLALIVTAILAFDPSQVYFSRFIRFYQVVQCLSILSFWLFLKGFVERSGRAYQYGFFIALTLTILNQEVTVTLLPCFFVGFIFFYRPFRWADDWQIVVSSIVSMGIIAYDLVFFSIRCLTPWVALSDSTDAYLKVHFFSISGLANNFFVGPSRMHIIYSFFFFLGWIYFLKRRDGKTLFLFNSVSINLILLTILIYQIATRYTYQIYPIFILLAVYSAACIAESLASKFEVFTRNSLPTRGIAIASIVLLLILNVEPNRVLASYQDALTRRNNEAFAYISSHRQPGDVVISTSPAAASTGLGGLDYFIPGNIRFDVFYWNNGRVIDRWGGGKLISNLDQMSHVLENSKRVWLHVDNHTEGRFEPVFRDYIETLGQPIMETFGARVRLWKPEDGVFPHVPYQGGDLGAY; this is encoded by the coding sequence ATGAATCGTTTAAACCGTTGGCTATCGCTCGGATTAGTTATAATCTTGGGCTTTTTGTTGGGCATATCGGGATTTTCTGTTTGGGATAAAAGCCCTGCTGCTGCCGATCGCGTTGCTTGGTCTGCTCAAACACAGTGGATTGCGCCCCAAGCGCCAACTTACCGTTTTTATGCGCGTCGGTCTTTTTTCCTGAATGACGTTCCCGAAGCAGCCTGGTTGCGGTTGAGTGCCGACAACGATTTCATTCTTTATGTTAACGGACGGGCGATCGCTAGAGACAGAAATATTCTCTATCATTCTCTGGGCTTAGGAAGTCGATTCTCTGAGGATTTTCAAAGGGCGAATGATAGCGTTGCTTACCGTTCGCGGGGCTACGATTGGATTCAGCTTGCCAATGCTAAAGATTGGAAATTAACGACCTATGTTGACTTGACTCGCCACCTCCAAGCTGGGAGAAATACGATCGCAATCGAGGTACAGAAAAGTCGGCAAAATCCGCGTGTCGTAGTTGAGGGCGCTGTATATCCATTATCTACATCACCCGCGATCGATCTGGCGACAGGCACAACACCTTGGCTAGTCTCAAATCTCAACGAAGCCCACAATGGTTTGCTTTGGTTCGATCGCGATTTTCCTGATGAAAGTTGGTCTTCAGCTAGGACAATTGGTTCAGTGCGAGAAGGAACTTATAATCGCCTCAGCCCAAGACTGTTCGATCGCTTCCTAGAAGGCAATTGGATTACCGGAATTGAAAGTTCCCAAGGAGAAGTGTGGCTCAGAAGTGATTGGCAGATACCGCAACATCAGTTTTCCCGTGCCTTCATTCGGTTTGCGGGAGATGGGAAGTATGCTTTGCTGATTAACGGTTTATTGGTTAACCGCTACGAAGCCGATCGTAATAACGATTTACATATGTATGAGGTGACAAATTTTCTCCACCCTGGTAACAATACACTGGCTGTACATTTAACCCGACCCATACATCAACTTGGTGCGGCAGCTCCCTTCAATCCACTGGGATTTTTCTTGGATGGCTGGGCAGAAACTAAGTCGCACGCAGTTATTGCACCTATTGCCACGAATAACACTTGGAAGACTCTGGAACAGCCTGTATCTGGCTGGTACAAAGGTGAGGGTGAAGGACAAGCAGCACGGGTTTTAGGTTCGCCAGACGTACAAAAGTTGGAACGCACGTTTGAGGGCGATGCTTATCTGCTCAATTATCCCGATTATCTCTGGCACTTTTGGCTATGGCAATTAGCAGGTGTAGGTTGTGCTGTAGTTAGCGCCTGGAGCCTCGGTAGGTTTTGGCTGGACGATCGCCATAGCTGGTGGAATAGCTTAGGCGCTGGGGCAGAGCTATTATTACCTGGAACGCTGTTTCTCATTGGGATTGGTTTACTCAAACACCGCTATGCAGAAGCAGAACGGGGACTGCTGTTTTTTCAACAACAGAGCGATTCACTCATCTTGCTAGGGTTTTTAGTCGTCGTTTTGCTGACACTGTTATGGAGTTGGCGGGAAAGAAAACTAGCTTGCCTAGGCTTGTGGTTGCCTATGGGGTTAACTGCTTTTGTCAGCTTGAGTTTAGTTGGTAGCGTTGGGGTATCCCCAGCGAGTATGTGCTTAATTTTGTTTGGGTTTGGGGCGATCGCCTTGTTTATCTTACTTCCCAGCCGCACGCGACACGACTTCATCCATCGATTAGCAACAGCTTATCAAGCCTATTCTCCTATATGGAATCAATGGTTGATCCTGGGTGCGATCGTCGCGATCGGTTTTATTGTGAGAACCTATAACCTTGGTTTCGTAGACCTCGATGCGGATGAAAATACTTCTCTAGATGCAACTAGGGGAATTCTGCGTACAGGTGCGCCTCAAGCAACATCTGGTATTTGGTATACCCGCTCTCCAGCCTATCACTACATGCTGGCGCTGTGGCTGCGGCTTTTCGGGGACTCAGTTGTGAATGCTCGGTTTTTATCGGTACTTTGGGGTACAGCCACCTTAGTTTTAGTCTTTATCCTCACCCGCAAAATTACTGGAAAAGCTTGGCTGGCTCTCATCGTCACGGCAATCTTAGCCTTCGATCCTTCGCAAGTCTATTTTTCGCGCTTTATTCGGTTTTACCAAGTCGTTCAATGTCTGAGCATCTTAAGTTTCTGGCTGTTTCTCAAAGGATTTGTCGAGCGCAGTGGTAGAGCTTATCAATATGGATTCTTCATTGCTCTGACACTAACAATTTTAAATCAAGAGGTAACTGTAACTTTATTACCTTGCTTTTTCGTAGGATTTATATTTTTCTATCGACCTTTTCGCTGGGCGGATGATTGGCAAATTGTCGTAAGTAGTATCGTTTCGATGGGAATTATTGCTTACGACCTGGTTTTCTTTTCAATTCGCTGCTTGACTCCTTGGGTAGCACTTTCCGACAGTACAGATGCTTATCTCAAAGTTCATTTCTTTAGCATTTCAGGACTGGCAAACAATTTTTTTGTGGGTCCCAGTCGAATGCATATTATTTACAGTTTCTTCTTTTTCTTAGGTTGGATCTACTTCCTCAAACGGCGAGATGGTAAAACATTATTCTTGTTTAACAGCGTATCGATCAACCTGATCCTACTAACCATTTTGATTTATCAAATTGCCACAAGGTATACCTATCAAATTTATCCAATATTTATTTTGCTTGCTGTTTATAGTGCTGCTTGTATTGCCGAAAGTTTAGCCAGCAAGTTTGAGGTATTTACGAGGAATTCGTTACCGACTAGAGGGATTGCGATCGCTAGTATTGTCTTACTTTTAATCCTGAACGTAGAACCAAATCGAGTTTTAGCTAGCTATCAAGATGCACTCACTCGGCGTAACAATGAAGCATTTGCATATATTAGCAGTCATAGACAACCAGGCGATGTTGTCATCTCGACTTCTCCGGCTGCTGCTTCAACTGGTTTAGGTGGTCTAGATTACTTCATTCCAGGCAACATACGTTTCGATGTTTTCTATTGGAATAACGGTCGGGTAATCGATCGCTGGGGTGGTGGCAAATTAATTAGTAATTTAGATCAAATGAGTCATGTTTTAGAAAATTCTAAGCGCGTCTGGCTGCATGTAGATAACCACACAGAAGGCAGATTTGAACCTGTATTTCGCGACTACATAGAAACCCTTGGTCAACCAATTATGGAAACATTTGGAGCGCGGGTACGGCTCTGGAAACCAGAAGATGGAGTATTTCCACACGTACCGTATCAAGGCGGAGATTTAGGAGCTTATTAA
- a CDS encoding lysylphosphatidylglycerol synthase transmembrane domain-containing protein gives MKIKPIFLIKVTVSAGVLSLVLTRMDFYQVWVQFQYLSPSFIIFALLFYTGCQLLSCWRWQVVLWSSGHSAPMSNLLGSYFAGMFLNIFLPGALGGDVYRVYRVAQSTKDSEVALVSVFLERFTGLAALSGLAVVGLVPAFKLIGRWDILLLFAACVGSLVGAVLLIASPKLLIWAEPWLIKFRLSNVAARFAKIQILLRTFAQHRQALLLSMGLSLLLQLAIVYYHYLVAHQLKIPISYLELLVFIPIIVVVTLLPISLGGIGLKEGLWAYLFSRIGLSVEQALLLSLTITVLGWMLSLPGAVVLLLDSTGFQQVRQGNK, from the coding sequence GTGAAGATAAAACCAATATTTCTAATCAAAGTCACTGTTAGCGCAGGAGTACTATCTTTAGTATTAACTCGGATGGACTTTTATCAAGTCTGGGTACAATTTCAGTACCTATCTCCATCTTTTATTATCTTTGCTTTGCTATTCTACACGGGCTGTCAATTATTAAGTTGTTGGCGTTGGCAAGTTGTTTTATGGTCTAGCGGACATTCTGCACCCATGAGCAATTTACTCGGCAGTTATTTTGCTGGAATGTTTTTAAATATTTTCCTACCAGGCGCACTCGGCGGAGATGTCTATCGAGTTTATCGAGTCGCGCAATCGACTAAAGATTCAGAGGTAGCACTTGTATCTGTTTTTCTAGAAAGATTTACCGGACTCGCTGCTCTTTCTGGATTAGCAGTCGTCGGTTTAGTTCCTGCTTTTAAATTGATTGGACGCTGGGATATTCTGCTCTTATTTGCAGCTTGTGTTGGTTCGCTAGTCGGAGCAGTTTTACTGATAGCAAGTCCAAAGTTATTAATTTGGGCAGAGCCTTGGCTGATTAAATTTCGTTTAAGTAACGTAGCGGCTCGGTTTGCAAAAATTCAAATTCTCTTACGCACATTTGCCCAACATCGCCAAGCTTTATTGTTATCAATGGGGCTGTCACTATTACTACAGTTAGCTATAGTTTACTATCATTACTTAGTTGCCCATCAGTTAAAAATTCCAATTTCTTATTTGGAACTCTTAGTTTTTATTCCAATTATTGTAGTAGTGACTTTACTACCCATATCTCTAGGTGGGATTGGACTGAAAGAAGGATTATGGGCTTATTTATTTAGTCGGATTGGTCTTTCAGTAGAACAAGCTTTATTACTTTCTCTCACAATCACAGTCTTGGGTTGGATGTTAAGTTTACCTGGAGCAGTTGTTTTACTGTTGGATTCTACAGGCTTTCAGCAAGTTAGACAAGGCA